A single window of Xylocopilactobacillus apicola DNA harbors:
- a CDS encoding SLC13 family permease gives MFKIENSNYRWGKILKLVLKIFLCLLPCLFFVIPTFPGLSRPAMNFLGVFLLIIVFMMIHFVADYVVIILGLMLMVVVGVGKFSEVFSLFGDTFFWNLLGIFGFSAGVINSGVLNRLTNKVFSIFPDTINGQVTAIFITGLVLSPLIPSVTAKMTLLASFAVVIAKEYGYQKSSKESIALYLAMYISGYIAGLAFSTGGTSAAIIIGMVTSPKLNFGSYLANTAPWLILIVGVFYVILLRMFKGDQAGQQVTNSRRTKDLGKMTKNEKFAVVVLIFSLFFWIFGPLLNVPSYLVGIVALCAFLVQGTLSTKEFKSKISWDMIILITGFMSTAKLLTFLHIDTWLAKTLAPTLGPIVNNIFIFIPVLCLLVVIVRTFVVSEVACMSIFYAIFAKSCAQAGISSFIILFITLIISQTWHMSYNQMGIDAAEAATDNYLIEYKDVRKYSFMYIGICMIIFELSVPIWQLTGLLK, from the coding sequence GTGTTTAAGATCGAAAATAGTAATTATAGATGGGGCAAAATTTTAAAATTAGTATTAAAAATTTTTTTGTGTCTTTTGCCGTGTCTTTTCTTTGTAATCCCAACTTTTCCAGGATTATCTCGTCCAGCAATGAATTTTTTGGGCGTATTTTTGCTAATTATCGTTTTTATGATGATTCATTTTGTAGCTGATTATGTAGTAATCATTTTAGGATTAATGCTAATGGTCGTCGTAGGCGTTGGTAAATTTTCGGAAGTTTTTAGCTTATTTGGCGATACTTTTTTCTGGAATTTATTGGGAATTTTTGGCTTTTCTGCCGGAGTGATTAATTCAGGGGTGCTTAATCGTCTAACGAACAAAGTTTTTTCCATTTTTCCCGACACAATCAATGGTCAAGTAACGGCAATTTTTATCACGGGCTTGGTTTTAAGCCCGTTAATTCCTAGCGTAACGGCTAAGATGACCCTATTAGCTTCTTTTGCGGTTGTAATCGCTAAAGAGTACGGCTATCAAAAGTCTTCTAAAGAGTCAATCGCACTTTATTTAGCGATGTATATTTCAGGTTATATTGCTGGTTTGGCATTTAGTACAGGTGGGACTTCTGCTGCTATTATCATTGGAATGGTCACAAGTCCTAAACTAAATTTTGGGAGTTATTTAGCTAATACAGCACCTTGGTTAATTTTAATCGTTGGTGTTTTTTATGTTATTTTACTAAGAATGTTTAAAGGCGATCAAGCGGGTCAACAGGTAACTAATTCGCGGCGAACCAAAGATTTAGGTAAAATGACTAAAAATGAAAAATTTGCAGTTGTAGTTTTAATTTTTTCCTTATTTTTCTGGATTTTTGGTCCATTGCTAAATGTTCCGTCATATTTAGTAGGAATTGTGGCTTTGTGTGCTTTCTTGGTTCAAGGTACTTTATCAACGAAGGAATTTAAGAGTAAAATTAGTTGGGATATGATAATTTTAATTACTGGTTTTATGTCAACAGCCAAATTACTAACTTTTTTGCACATTGATACTTGGCTGGCAAAGACTTTGGCGCCTACATTAGGTCCGATTGTTAATAATATTTTTATCTTTATTCCAGTTCTTTGTCTTCTGGTGGTGATTGTTAGAACATTTGTCGTTTCAGAAGTGGCTTGTATGAGTATTTTTTATGCAATTTTTGCGAAATCGTGCGCTCAGGCGGGAATAAGTTCATTTATTATTTTGTTCATTACTCTGATAATTTCGCAAACTTGGCATATGTCGTACAATCAGATGGGGATTGATGCAGCAGAAGCGGCGACTGATAATTATTTAATTGAATATAAAGATGTTCGAAAGTATTC